The Synechococcus sp. M16.1 genome includes the window CAGGATGAACGTCTCGAGCTGGCCCAGCATCTGAGCAGCCCATACACCTTGATCACCTTGCAACGGGCTGCCCAGCATTGGCCTGATCGCAACCTGGTGTTTGTGGTGGGCAGCGATCTCGCTGGCCAGATTCCCCGCTGGAAACAGAGCGATTGCTGGCTGCCGCAGTGCCGCCTGGCCATCGCCCCCCGCAAGGGTTGGCCCCTCGAGGAGGCGACGCTGCAGGCCCTGCGCGATCTGGGCGGACAGGTGGAGCTGCTGGATCTGGAGGTTCCCGCCACCGCCAGTTCGCAACTGCGCCAGCAACCGAATCAAGCGCAGATCCCTGAAGCGGTGTGGCCGCTGTTGCTCCAGCACAATCTTTACGGCCTTTCGGGGAGCCTCTGCTGATGCGCATCGCCCTGGCCCAACTCAACCCCGTGGTCGGCGACTTCGAGAGCAACGCGAAGCGGATTCTGGAGGCCGTGCGCAGGGCAGAAGAGCAGGCTATTGAGCTGGTGCTCACCCCTGAACTCTCCCTCTGGGGGTATCCCCCCCGGGACCAGTTGCTCGAGCCCAGCCGCCTCCAACAGCAGGACACGGTGCTGCAGTGGCTGGTGAACCAACTGAACAGCAGCGTCAACCTGTTGGTGGGAGCTGCGCTGCCCGCATCAGATGCCCGCAGTCCACGGCTGCACAACGGTGTGGTGCTGGTGAATCGCCTGGGCTGGCGGCCGATTGCCCAGAAACAACTGCTGCCCAGTTACGACGTCTTCGATGAGCGGCGCTACTTCCGCCCGGGCCATGGGCCCTGCCTGCTCAGCCTGCCCAACGGGAAACGACTGGGCCTCACCATCTGCGAAGACCTCTGGGTGGATGACGGCCTGCAGCGCGAGCGCCTAGACGGACCGGATCCCATCGATCAACTGATCCCCGAACAGCCGGATCTGGTGATCAATCTGGCGGCTTCCCCCTTCGATGCCTCCAAGCCAGCCTTGCGCCAACAGCTGGCGGCGGCGGCGGCGCAACGCCTCAATTGCCCCCTGATCTACCTCAATCAAGTGGGGGGCAACGACGAGCTGGTGTTCGACGGGGCCAGTTTTGTGGTGGGAGCCGATGGCGCCGTGCAGCTGGAGCTCCCCGTCTGTGAGGAGCACCTGGCGGTCTGGGACAGCGGCCATCCCACCCCTGTGCAGTCCCGCGGCCAGATTCAACCCATGGATCCCCTGGAGCGGCTGTTCCGCGCCCTGGTGCTTGGGGTGCGTGACTACGCCCGGAAATGCGGGTTCAACAAGGCATTGCTGGGGTTGAGCGGCGGCATCGACTCAGCGCTGGTGGCCGTGATCGCCAGCGCAGCCCTTGGGAACGAGGCGGTCTCAGCGCTGTTGATGCCCTCCCCCTGGAGCTCGGCTGGATCCATCGACGACGCCTTGGCCTTGGCCGACCGGTTGGGACTGCAGACCAACACCGTGCCGATCGCCGGCCTGATGGAGGGCTACGACCAGGCCCTCACCGCACCGCTGGGGGCAACGCCCCAGGGCGTGACGGCGGAAAATCTGCAATCACGCATTCGCGGCACCCTGCTGATGGCCGTGGCCAACCAGCAGGGCCAACTGCTGCTCACCACCGGCAACAAATCCGAGCTGGCCGTGGGGTACTGCACCCTCTACGGCGACATGAACGGCGGGCTTTCGGTGATTGGCGATCTCTACAAAACCAGCGTGTTTGCCCTGTGCGACTGGCTCGACAGCGAAGCAGCCCGGGGCTGCCGCCAGGCGCTGGGACTCCCGACCCACGGGGAGCTGGTGGGGGAGGCGATTCGACGCAAACCCCCCAGCGCCGAGCTCAGGCCCAACCAGAAAGACAGCGACTCCCTGCCCGACTACGACGCTCTGGACTCCCTGCTCAAAGCCCTGATCCAGGAGCGCCAGTCTGGACCAACCCTGGTGGCGGCCGGCCATGATCCCGCCCTTGTTCAACGGGTGGAACGGTTGCTGAAACGGGCCGAGTTCAAGCGTCGCCAGGCGGCACCGTTGCTCAAGGTGAGTCCCCAGGCCTTCGGCAGCGGCTGGCGGTTGCCCATTGCAGCGGCCTAAAGCCATCCCACCCTTGAGATGTGGCGGGTTCCGCCCAGCGGAGCCAGATTGAAGGCATCCCCTTGAAGCCGCCATGGCAGCCTCCGTTCTCTCGGCCCCGATGGCCAGCATCGGTGTGCCGAAGGAGATCAAGCTCGATGAGCAGCGCGTGGCGCTGACTCCCGATGCGGTGCGGGAGCTGGTGAGCCAAGGCTTGGAGGTGCGCATTGAAACCGGAGCCGGGGCTGGAGCGGGAATCGGTGACGACGCCTTCGCCGCCGCCGGTGCCCAAATGGTGAGCCGCGACGAGGCCTGGGGCGCCCATTTGGTGGTGAAGGTGAAGGAACCGCAGGCGGAGGAATTTGTCTATCTGCGGAAGGACATGGTGCTGTTCACCTACCTGCACCTGGCCGCCTATCCCAGCGTTGGCGAGGCCCTGCTGGAGGCAGGCACCGCCGCCATCGCCTACGAAACCGTGCAGCTGGAGAACGGCAGCCTGCCGTTGCTGGCACCGATGAGCGAAATCGCGGGGCGCTTGGCGGCCCAGGTGGGCGCCCACCTGCTGGAGAAACCCCACGGCGGCCGCGGCGTGCTGATGGGGGGCTGCACCGGCGTGCAACCGGCCCGGGTGGTGGTGCTTGGCGCCGGCACCGTGGGATGGAATGCCGCACGAACGGCCGCCGCCATGGATGCCGAGGTGTTGCTGCTCGACCGCTCACCCCAGCGGTTGCGCAGCCTGGAGGCCGACCGGCGCGGTCGCTTGATGAGTGTGGTGAGCAGCCGCGGACTTCTGGAACGGTTGGTGCCGACGGCGGATCTGGTGATCGGAGCCGTGCTCACCCCCGGCGGGCGCGCCCCCACCCTGGTGGACGAGCAGATGGTGAAGCAGATGCGGCCCGGTTCGGTGATCGTGGATGTGGCCATCGACCAGGGCGGCTGCATCGCCACCAGCCAGGAGACGACCCACCGCGATCCCACCGTGGCGATCCACGGCGTGCAGCACTACGCCGTGGGCAACATGCCTGGTGCGGTGCCGTTCACCTCCACCGAAGCCCTGGTGAGCGTGACCCTCCCGTACATCCTGGGCATCGCCGGGCGGGGCCTGGAGGAAGCGGTGACGGAACGACCGGAACTCATCTCCGGCCTGAACACTGTGCAGGGATCGGTCTGCCACCCCGGCGTGGCCAAAGCACTTGGGGTGCCGCCGCGGCATCCGATGGCCTGCCTGCGTTAGCCCTCCAAGTGGAGTGCACCCACATAGAGCCAAGGACCATCCTCCGCGCCATCGCGCCGGCGAAACAGGGAGGTTTCCTTCAGCACCCCACCGCGGTAACAGGCTTCAAACTGCACCGTTCCCTCCAGGTCCCGCGGGCCGCCGGCGCTAACAGCCAGCACCGTCAAGCCGAGCCAACGGGTCTGCCGGCAACTTCGCTCCAGGGATCGACGCCGCTGCTGTGC containing:
- a CDS encoding NAD+ synthase; its protein translation is MRIALAQLNPVVGDFESNAKRILEAVRRAEEQAIELVLTPELSLWGYPPRDQLLEPSRLQQQDTVLQWLVNQLNSSVNLLVGAALPASDARSPRLHNGVVLVNRLGWRPIAQKQLLPSYDVFDERRYFRPGHGPCLLSLPNGKRLGLTICEDLWVDDGLQRERLDGPDPIDQLIPEQPDLVINLAASPFDASKPALRQQLAAAAAQRLNCPLIYLNQVGGNDELVFDGASFVVGADGAVQLELPVCEEHLAVWDSGHPTPVQSRGQIQPMDPLERLFRALVLGVRDYARKCGFNKALLGLSGGIDSALVAVIASAALGNEAVSALLMPSPWSSAGSIDDALALADRLGLQTNTVPIAGLMEGYDQALTAPLGATPQGVTAENLQSRIRGTLLMAVANQQGQLLLTTGNKSELAVGYCTLYGDMNGGLSVIGDLYKTSVFALCDWLDSEAARGCRQALGLPTHGELVGEAIRRKPPSAELRPNQKDSDSLPDYDALDSLLKALIQERQSGPTLVAAGHDPALVQRVERLLKRAEFKRRQAAPLLKVSPQAFGSGWRLPIAAA
- a CDS encoding YchJ family protein, with product MPGGFGGAFDQSPCPCGGAVYRSCCGPLHRGDRRAETAEQLMRSRYSAFARGEIDYLLATHPEPNVPAQQRRRSLERSCRQTRWLGLTVLAVSAGGPRDLEGTVQFEACYRGGVLKETSLFRRRDGAEDGPWLYVGALHLEG
- a CDS encoding nicotinate-nucleotide adenylyltransferase codes for the protein MTAAAIALLGTSADPPTRGHQVLLEGLLNRYGQVATWASDNPLKEHDAPLELRAMLLGQLVQQLQDERLELAQHLSSPYTLITLQRAAQHWPDRNLVFVVGSDLAGQIPRWKQSDCWLPQCRLAIAPRKGWPLEEATLQALRDLGGQVELLDLEVPATASSQLRQQPNQAQIPEAVWPLLLQHNLYGLSGSLC
- the ald gene encoding alanine dehydrogenase, producing MAASVLSAPMASIGVPKEIKLDEQRVALTPDAVRELVSQGLEVRIETGAGAGAGIGDDAFAAAGAQMVSRDEAWGAHLVVKVKEPQAEEFVYLRKDMVLFTYLHLAAYPSVGEALLEAGTAAIAYETVQLENGSLPLLAPMSEIAGRLAAQVGAHLLEKPHGGRGVLMGGCTGVQPARVVVLGAGTVGWNAARTAAAMDAEVLLLDRSPQRLRSLEADRRGRLMSVVSSRGLLERLVPTADLVIGAVLTPGGRAPTLVDEQMVKQMRPGSVIVDVAIDQGGCIATSQETTHRDPTVAIHGVQHYAVGNMPGAVPFTSTEALVSVTLPYILGIAGRGLEEAVTERPELISGLNTVQGSVCHPGVAKALGVPPRHPMACLR